One region of Syntrophorhabdus sp. genomic DNA includes:
- a CDS encoding flavodoxin family protein has product MKSAVILFGSPRKKGNTVELARAMSAVLKDRGWGVRMLYLNDLNIRPCQGCYVCLPGGVCKINDDMKDVRKYIMESDLIIYATPIYWFGPSGQLKLVMDRSIAFMDESYGSRIEGKKAVTLTTFADEDMDSCRPAIDIFRKTFDLLKVAYAGQVNAPGCQTEGGVRQEYIDKARTLAESLA; this is encoded by the coding sequence ATGAAGAGTGCGGTTATCCTTTTCGGGAGTCCCCGGAAGAAGGGCAACACCGTAGAACTGGCCCGGGCGATGTCGGCCGTGTTGAAGGACAGGGGTTGGGGTGTACGGATGCTCTATCTCAATGACCTCAATATCCGGCCCTGCCAGGGCTGTTATGTCTGCCTGCCAGGGGGCGTCTGCAAGATAAATGATGACATGAAGGATGTCCGCAAGTACATCATGGAATCGGACCTCATCATTTACGCGACACCGATCTACTGGTTCGGCCCCTCGGGGCAGCTCAAGCTCGTCATGGACCGGTCCATCGCCTTCATGGACGAGAGCTATGGGTCCCGCATAGAGGGAAAGAAGGCCGTCACCCTGACGACCTTCGCCGACGAGGACATGGACTCCTGCCGTCCGGCGATCGACATATTCCGGAAGACCTTCGACCTTCTCAAGGTCGCCTACGCGGGACAGGTCAACGCGCCGGGTTGCCAGACGGAAGGAGGCGTCAGACAGGAGTACATAGACAAGGCAAGGACCCTCGCCGAATCGCTGGCATGA
- a CDS encoding DUF948 domain-containing protein, with protein MNNIFLGIITLAAVVLVVYVVYMILNLKRTIASLERFVETTETSLRPALDELQATLKSVRKITDDVGTLTDDIRYLSGSVRSVGEAVEQVSFAVKNAAQASVSETQGLKAGIKAGIGYFLRNVCAKGGTRQ; from the coding sequence ATGAACAACATCTTTCTGGGTATCATAACCCTGGCGGCAGTTGTTCTCGTTGTGTACGTCGTTTATATGATACTGAATCTCAAGAGGACCATCGCCTCGCTGGAGAGGTTCGTGGAGACCACGGAAACGAGTCTCCGACCGGCGTTGGACGAGTTGCAGGCGACCTTGAAGAGCGTCAGGAAGATCACCGATGACGTCGGCACCCTGACGGACGATATCCGGTATCTCTCGGGCTCCGTGAGAAGTGTCGGAGAGGCCGTGGAACAGGTAAGCTTCGCGGTGAAGAACGCGGCTCAGGCGTCGGTCAGCGAAACACAGGGATTGAAAGCCGGGATCAAGGCGGGCATAGGTTATTTTCTGAGAAACGTCTGCGCAAAGGGCGGAACGCGGCAGTAA
- a CDS encoding DUF2752 domain-containing protein, translating into MRSTSFSANKMDHHLIPRKMASAFALLLLVLAVVHATGILPFGTLAGVLPVFCPFELLTGIPCPGCGMTRAILCLIAGNPSDALLYNPFSFFLIALVTASILPRRWLERIPTGIRSVLPRAYAVILGLVITFWVFDRLLPALG; encoded by the coding sequence GGCAAATAAGATGGACCACCACCTCATCCCCCGAAAGATGGCCTCAGCCTTTGCCCTTCTTCTTCTTGTCCTCGCCGTTGTGCACGCGACGGGCATCCTGCCCTTCGGCACGCTCGCGGGGGTCCTTCCCGTCTTCTGTCCCTTCGAGCTTCTCACGGGCATCCCCTGCCCCGGCTGCGGCATGACCCGCGCCATCCTCTGCCTCATCGCTGGCAACCCCTCCGACGCCCTCCTCTACAACCCCTTTTCCTTCTTCCTGATCGCCCTCGTCACGGCAAGCATCCTGCCGCGCCGCTGGCTGGAAAGGATACCGACAGGCATCCGGTCCGTCCTGCCGCGCGCCTACGCGGTCATCCTCGGCCTCGTCATCACCTTCTGGGTATTCGACAGGCTGCTGCCGGCACTGGGGTGA
- a CDS encoding YtxH domain-containing protein — protein sequence MGQQDSGFSAGTVLLSFFIGGIIGAGVALLTAPKTGQETRKMIKEFAEDARDRAEDYVGQVKGKASGLVDRGKELLDKEKNIIGKAVEAGKEAYEREKQG from the coding sequence ATGGGACAGCAGGACAGCGGTTTCAGTGCGGGTACGGTTCTTCTCTCTTTCTTCATCGGCGGAATAATCGGCGCGGGCGTGGCACTGCTCACGGCGCCGAAGACGGGACAGGAAACGAGGAAGATGATCAAGGAATTCGCCGAGGACGCCAGAGACAGGGCCGAGGATTATGTGGGCCAGGTGAAGGGCAAGGCATCGGGCCTCGTCGACAGGGGCAAGGAACTCCTCGACAAGGAGAAGAACATCATCGGCAAGGCCGTGGAGGCCGGGAAGGAAGCTTACGAAAGAGAAAAACAGGGTTGA
- a CDS encoding tRNA 2-thiocytidine(32) synthetase TtcA: MNIRGPFYFITKKTGKAIWDYKMISDGDKVIVAVSGGKDSLCLLKIMQERLKFVPIDYELIACHVDMGFPWVNADVLADYFEKEGLSYIIASPPGDWTGDIENLDCFWCSWNRRKAVFDLAGDIGANKIAFAHHMDDIIETMLLNLFFQGEIGTMMPYQEMFDGELAIIRPLAYVEEKELTRLATILNLPVIASECPRGDVSKRSLMKGIVADLKKHNRNVKKNIFRSLAKIRQEYLPEKAPK, translated from the coding sequence ATGAACATCCGCGGCCCCTTCTACTTTATCACCAAGAAAACGGGCAAGGCCATCTGGGACTACAAGATGATCTCCGACGGGGACAAGGTCATCGTGGCCGTTTCCGGCGGCAAGGACAGCCTGTGTCTTCTCAAGATCATGCAGGAGCGGCTCAAATTCGTGCCCATCGACTACGAGCTCATCGCCTGTCACGTGGACATGGGTTTCCCCTGGGTCAACGCGGACGTGCTCGCCGACTACTTCGAAAAGGAAGGTCTTTCCTACATCATCGCCAGCCCCCCCGGGGACTGGACGGGAGACATCGAGAACCTCGACTGCTTCTGGTGCAGTTGGAACAGGCGCAAGGCGGTCTTCGACCTCGCGGGGGACATCGGGGCCAACAAGATCGCCTTTGCCCACCACATGGACGACATCATCGAGACGATGCTTCTCAACCTCTTCTTTCAAGGCGAGATCGGTACCATGATGCCCTACCAGGAGATGTTCGACGGCGAACTGGCCATAATCCGCCCCCTCGCCTACGTGGAAGAGAAGGAGCTCACCCGTCTCGCGACGATCCTTAACCTGCCCGTCATCGCCTCGGAATGCCCTCGCGGCGACGTCTCGAAGCGCAGCCTCATGAAAGGCATAGTTGCCGACCTCAAGAAACACAACCGCAACGTGAAGAAGAACATCTTCCGAAGCCTCGCCAAGATCCGTCAGGAATACCTGCCGGAAAAAGCACCAAAATGA